In Microcella indica, the genomic window TTCGCCTCGTGCGTGGCGCCCCAGATGTTGGCGTCGGTCGAGTACGCCTTCTCGGCGGAATCGCGGTACGGCAAGCCGTGCGCGACGAGCCACTCGCTCATCTCGGTGCGACCGCCCAGCTCGGTGACGAACTCGGCGTCGAGCCAGGGCTTGTAGATGCGCAGGCGCGGGTTGGCGAGCAGGCCGTAGCGGTAGAAGCGCTCGATGTCGTTGCCCTTGTAGGTGCTGCCGTCGCCCCAGATGTCGACGCCGTCCTCCTTCATGGCCTGCACGAGCATCGTGCCGGTCACGGCACGGCCGAGCGGCGTCGTGTTGAAGTAGGCGCGGCCTCCGGAGCGGATGTGGAAGGCGCCGCAGGCCATGGCGACGAAGCCCTCCTCGACGAGCGCCTCCTTGCAGTCCACGAGACGGCTGATCTCGGCGCCGTACTCGGTCGCGCGGCCCGGCACCGACTCGATGTCGTCCTCGTCGTACTGCCCCAGGTCGCCCGTGTAGGTGCAGGGCACTGCGCCCTTGTCGCGCATCCAGGCGACGGCGACGGAGGTATCGAGCCCTCCGGAGAAGGCGATGCCGACGCGCTCGCCGACGGGCAGGGAAGTCAGAACTTTAGACACGCCCTCCACCCTAACGGCGGTCGGAAGCGCTCTGCTCCTCCTCCGACTCCTGAGCCGGGGCCACCTCGCGCGGCGCGAACTGGCCGGTGAGCGCCAGCACGACGACGAGCACGAGCGGCACGATCCACCCGCTCCAACCCAGCACGGTCGCCTGGGTCGTGTCGAGCACCTCGCCAGCAGCGACGAACACGATCGAGAAGCCGGCCGCGGCGTTGAACGCGCCGTGCGCGAGTGCGGGCGCCCACACGCTTCCCGAGCGCAGACGCAGCCAGCTGAATACTGCTCCGATCAGGATGCACATGCCGCACATCATCACGACTCCGAGCCACCCCGGCGCGAGCGGGTAGTTGTAGCCCAGAAGCACGAGGGGCGCGTGCCACAGGCCCCAGATGACGCCGGAGAGCAGGATCGCCGGCAGCACGCCGATCGGGAAGGGCAGCGCGGGTGCTCCGGCGGCCTCGAGCTGGGCATCCGTGACCGCCTGGAAGCCGCTGAAGCCCACGAAATCGGCCGGATACAGGCCCAGAAGCGCGCCGATCGGCAGCGCCGCCAGGATGAGCGCGACCGGCACGACGATCGCGAGCGCGAGATAGCCGAGGAACCGGCCGGGGCGCCCGAGCGGCCACAGGCCGAGGGCGTGGGCTCGCCGAGCGGGCTTCTCGACGAAGAACACCACCACGAGCGCGGCGACAGCGGGCGTCGCCATCATCAGGAGCGCGATGAGACCGAAGAACGGGCTCGTGAGGCCGTCGCCGAGTCACAGCGGGAGGGCGACGAGCCAGCTGAGCCCGAAGGCGAGAGCGAGGAACACGGCTACGGAACGCATGGTGACGAGCATGCCGAAGACCGCGCGCTCGTCGCATCCGCCGCGAGACGGAGATGGCGGGCTCGAACGCGCTGAAGAATCACGATTGGATAACGAGAGCGCCGGTCCGCGGAGGCTCGAACGGCCGCTCGATCCGCACGTTGGTGCTGATCTGGTGCATCTCGAGGCCCGGGAGGCCGGTTGGCACGCGGCACGCGCACCCTGTTATCGTCGCCCGCTGTCCCCCGGTGTCGCGTCCGACACGGCCGGTTCGGGATCATCCGCCCCCACGTCCGCGCGCGGCACCGAGATCGATGCCGCACGTCAGGCGCTCGAGAGCGGAAGCCACCGATGGCTTTCCTGCACGGCGCGTGCACCCTGTGTCGCTCTGTGCCTCTCGGCGCTCGGACCACTGATCCAAGACCTCACCCGCATCGCGGCGAGGCACAGGAGACCGTGACTGACGAGATCGCATTGAAGGCCGAGGGTCTGTACAAGATCTTCGGGCGCCGCAGCACCGAAGCACTCCGACACCTGCGTGACGGCGGCGCGAGCGCCGACCTCGACTCCGAGACCACCGCCGCCGTCATCGACGCCGGCTTCGAGGTCACGCGCGGCGAGATCTTCGTCGTCATGGGCCTTTCCGGCTCGGGCAAGTCGACTCTCATCCGCATGCTCAACGGGCTGCTCACCCCGACTGCGGGCACCGTGGAGATCGGCGGGGAGCCCCTGACGGGCATCCCCGCGCGCCGCCTGCGCACCCTGCGTCAGAAGCGCGTCTCGATGGTCTTCCAGCACTTCGCCCTGCTGCCCCACCGCACCGTGCTCGAGAACGTCGCATACCCGCTCGAGATCCGCGGCGACTCGCGCGCCTCGCGCCTCGAGGCTGCACGCAAGACGATCGAGCTCGTCGGCCTCGGCGACTGGGCCGAGTCGATGCCCGACGAGCTCTCCGGCGGCATGCGCCAGCGCGTCGGCATCGCCCGCGCTCTCGTCGCCGACACCGACGTGCTGCTCATGGACGAGGCGTTCAGCGCGCTCGACCCGCTCATCCGCCGCGAGATGCAGGAGCAGCTGCTCGAGCTCCAGGAGACGCTCGGCAAGACCATCGTCTTCATCACGCACGACCTCAACGAGGCGATGTTCCTCGGCGACCGCATCGCCGTCATGCGGGACGGCCGCATCGTGCAGGTCGGCACGCCGGAGGACATCCTCACCGACCCCGCCAACGACTACGTCGAGCAGTTCGTCCAGGATGTCGACCGAGCCCGCGTGCTCACCGCGTCGAGCGTCATGGAGCCCGCGAAGGGCGTTGCGCTCGCGAGCGCCGGGCCGCGCGCGGCGCTGCGCACCATGCGGGACGAGCAGATCTCTGCCGCGTTCGTCGTCGGTCGCGACCGCCGCCTCCTCGGTGTGATCTCCGATCGGGATGCCCTGCAGCTCGTCCGCTCGGGGGCCACCGATCTGGCGAGCGCCGTGAGCGACGACTACTCGGCCGTGGAAGCCTCGACGGCGCTCCTCGAGCTCGTCGTCCCCTCGGTGGAGTCGCCCCTGCCGCTCGCCGTCACGGATGAGAAGGGGCGCCTTCTCGGCGTCGTGCCGCGCATCACGCTCCTCATCGCCCTGGGCGGCGCCCAGGCTCCTACGGAGGAGATCGCGGTGCTCGAGCCGCCGCTTCCCGTCGCGATGGTCGACAAGGCGCTGCAGGACTCGTCCGATGGGCAGACCACCGCGAAGGAGGTGCGCTCATGACCGATCTCTTCCGCATTCCCTTCGGTGACTGGATCGAGGGCGGCGTCGACTTCGTCGTCGACAACTTCGCCGCATTCTTCGGCGTCCTGCGCAGCATCTTCCTCGGCATGTACGACGCCATCGGCTGGGTGCTCGTCACACCGCCGTTCTGGGTCATCATCATCGCCGTCGCCGTGGTCGCGCTCTTCGCGCGCGGCTGGCTCTTCGCTCTCGGGTCGACGCTCGGTCTGCTCTTCATCGTGTCGGTCGACCAGTGGGTCAACGCGATGGATACGCTCGCACTCGTCCTCGTCGCGGCCTTCATCGCGACGGTGATCAGCGTGCCGCTCGGCATCGCGGCGGCCCGCACGACGACGTTCTCGACGATCATGCGCCCCGTGCTGGACTTCCTGCAGACGATGCCCGCCTTCGTCTACCTGATCCCGGCGCTCCTGCTCTTCCGGGTCGGCGTCGCCCCCGGCATCGTCGCGACGATCATCTTCGCGCTCGCCCCCGGAGTGCGACTGACCGAGCTCGGTATTCGCGGCGTCGACAAGGAGGTCGTGGAGGCCGGGCGCGCGTTCGGCTCCTCGCCCGGTCGCATCCTGCGCCAGATCCAGTTGCCGCTCGCACTGCCGACGATCATGGCCGGGGTCAATCAGATCATCATGCTGTCGCTGTCGATGGTCGTCATCGCCGGCCTCGTCGGCGCGGGTGGACTCGGTGGCGAGATCGTCGCGAGCCTCGGGCGTCTCGACACGGCCCTCGGCGCCGAAGCGGGCCTTGCCGTCGTCGTGCTCGCCATCCTGCTCGACAGGCTCACCGGCGCCTTCGGGCGCAAGCAAGGGCTGTATGCGCGCCTCCGGGCCGCGAACGCCGCTCGGCAGCGCACGGGTGCCCGCAACGAGACGCCCGCAGAGTCAGACGACGAGGCCTCGGTGGCCATGGCCGCCGGCCCTCGCCGCTCCCCCGGCGGCAACTGACCCCCAGACCCGCGTTCGCGCACCAGCGCGAGCGTGCGTGCCGCCCTCGGTGACCCGGGGGCGACCACGTGAACGACCGCGGGAGATCCCCGTAGGTCACGAAAGGAGACACTATGACGAAGCGCCGCAACGCGCTCCTGGCCGCCTCGGCGGCCGCCGCTCTCGTGCTCGCCGGTTGCGCCGGCGAGACCGGTGAGAACGGCAGCAACGGCGACGAGGGTTCGCCCGAGTCGCAGGGCTCGATCACCCTCGCCGTCTTCAACGGCTGGGACGAGGGCATCGCGACCTCCGAGCTGTGGAAGGCCATTCTCGAGGACGAGGGTTACGACGTGACCCTCGAGTACGCCGACGTCGCCCCGCTCTTCGCGGGTCTCTCGACCGGCGACTACGACTTCACGACCGACGTCTGGCTGCCCGGCACCCACGCCGAGTACGTCGAGGAGTTCGGCGACGACATGATCGACCTCGGCCCGTGGAACACCGAAGCCGCACTGACGGTGGCCGTGAACGAGGATGCCCCGATCGACTCCCTCGAGGAGCTCGCCGCGAACGCCGACGCCTTCGGCAACCAGATCGTCGGCATCGAGCCCGGCGCCGGCCTCACCGCCGCGATGGAAGACGCCGTCATCCCGAACTACGGCCTCGACGGCATGGAGTTCACGACCTCGTCGACCGCCGCGATGCTCACCGAGCTCGAGGCTGCGACGAGCGCCGGCGAGAACGTCGTCGTGACGCTGTGGGAGCCGCACTGGGCCTACGGTGCGTTCCCCATCAAGAACCTCGAGGACCCTGAGGGTGCTCTGGGCGAGGCCGAGGGCCTGCACATCTTCAGCCGCACCGGCTTCGACAGCGACTTCCCGCAGGTCGCCGACTGGCTCGGCAACTTCGAGATGTCGCTCGACCAGCTCTACGACCTGGAGAACCTCCTCTTCGTGGACAACGACACCGACGACTACGGCCCCCTCGTGGACCAGTGGATCGCCGACAACCAGGAGTACGTCGACTCGCTCACCGAGTAAGTCGTCCCTCCTCACGAACGCCGGTCGCCTTCGGGCGGCCGGCGTTCGCCGTCTCGTGCTCGTTGCACGCGCGAAACCTCTGTGACACGAGCTCGCTTTACGGTTGACGGTGGCGTCGCTGCTCCGAGACGGCGCTGGCCTCGAGGAGGAGCCCGTGACCGGTCCCCGTTTCCCCCGTCGTCGGCGCTTCGTCGTGGCGGTGTGCATGGCGGCACCCGCACTCCTCATGAGCATCGCTCTCTCCCTGCTCCCGGCACCTGCATCTGCATCTGCATCTGCCGAGACGGCAGAGTCAGGGGGAACCATCGTGTACGAGGGCGGCATGCAACTCTCCTCGTCCGACGGTTTCACCGTCGACGTCACCGCTCGGCTCACGGTCGAGTGCGCCAACGACGCCAGCTGCACCGCTCTCGTCGTCATCACCGGGGGCGACTTCGTCGCTTCACCGACGAACGACCAGGCACTGCCCTTCGCGGCGGGTCGCGCCAGCGCCGACCTCCCCTACTACGGAGACATCTGCCAGTTGCGTTTCATCGGCGCCGGCGCCGTGACCGTCGACGCGACACCCGATGTGGCCATCGTCACGAGGCAGTCAGCACCTGTCTCGACGAGCTGCCCGGACGGCTCGACCGCGACCGCGTCCGCCGCCACGGTGAGCGGCACGCTCTCCTACGTCTCCGGGGCCTCCTGCCTCAGCGACGGCACGTGCCCGACACCCACGCCGACACCGACCCTCACGCCGACCGAGACCGCGAGCCCGATGCCGACCACGGCCACCATCGAGCCGGCCGTCGCAACAGAGGCGCGGGACTGGGACGACCCCGGCGTCCTTTCCACACTGCGCCCCTTTCGCAGTATCGGCACCCCCTCTGCCGCACTGTGGAGCGTCACAGGCGCCATCGTCTTGAGCATCCTCATCGCATTGCCCACCGTTCTGCTCGACGCGACGAGCGAGCGAGTGACGGAGCGCGCCGAGCAGCGGCGACGTGCGCGGGGGCTCGCGCCGGCTGACCCCTCCGCGCGCCCGCCGCTCACGGTACTCGGCTGGCCCGCCGCCCTCGCCGGGTTGCTGGTCGCCGCCACCGCCTCGACCTACGTCGACCCCGAATTCGCTTTCGATGCGGCAGGCTGGCGCACGGCAGCGGGCATCGACGCCGGATTCCTCGTCGTCATCGCCCTCGGATGGGCGGTCGTCACCGCCGTCATGCGCTCGATCCGGCCCCAGTGGCGACCTCGCATCGAATTCCGGCCCCTCACGTTGCTGTTCGTCATCACCGCTGTCGCGTTCAGTATCGTGAGCGGCTTCCAGCCCGGCGTGGTCTTTGGTCTCGTCGCGGGAGTGGGGTTCGCGGGCTCGATCAGCGAGCGCGCTCGTGCCGGCTCGGCCCTGATGCTCGCGGGTTTCATGGTCGTCACCGGCGCTGCGGCATGGGCGGGTTACAGTCTGCTCGTACCCGTCTTCGACAACCCCGACCTTCTGCAGCTCCTCGCACTCGAATGCCTCGCGGCAATCACCATCGCTGGCTTCTCGGCCCTGCCCATCGCTCTGCTGCCCCTGCGTGGCCTCCTCGGCCGGGCCGTGTGGCAGTGGAGCCGCCTCGTGTGGGTCGGCCTCTACGCGATCGCGGTGGGCGCCTTCCTCTTCGTGCTGATCCCCCTGCCGGACTCTTGGCAGTGGGTCGAGCTGGACTACCTCGCGTGGGGCATCGGCTACGCCGTCTACTGCGTCGTCGCCGTCATCGCGTGGGCGGTCTCCGCGCGCGGGGCAGGTAGCAGCGCTACGACGTAGCCTTCTTCGCCGCCTTGGCAGCGCGCTTGAACTCCCGCACCTCGGCGAGCGTCTCGGGGCTCGTGATGTCGGCGACCGAGCGGCGTGAGCCTTCCACCGCGTAGTCCCCGGCCGCCTCGCGCCACCCGGGCGCGTCCACACCGTACTGCTTGCCGAGGAGGGCGAGGAAGATGCGCGCCTTCTGCTCGCCGAAGCCGGGCAGTGCCTTCAGCCGCCTCAGAACCTCCGCGCCGTCGGGCTCGCCCCGCGTCCACACTGCCGCGGCGTCACCCTCCCAGTCGCTCACGAGCTGCGCGCACAGGGTCTGGATGCGCGCGGCCATCGAGCCGGGGAAGCGGTGCACAGCGGGCGACTGCGCGCACAGCGCGGCGAACTTCTCGGGGTCGTGCGCGGCGATGGCGCGGGCATCGAACGACCCGAGCCGGTCGCGAATCTTCGCCGGCCCCGCGAACGCGACCTCCATGGCGACCTGCTGGTCGAGGAGCATGCCGATGAGCAGGGCGAGCGGCTCGGTCGAGAGCAGGCGGTCGGCGTCGGCATCACCCGTGATGTGCAGTTCCTTCGTCATGCCTCCATGGTCGCACCTGAGTGCACGACCCGGCAGTCTCGCTAGGGTGCACGCGACCGACCGACCGACCGAAGGAGGGACGACCATGCCCGAGAACAACGACAATCCGAGCCTGAAGAACCCCGAGATGTACGAGAAGCTGCGCGATGACGGCGCGTCGAAGGAGAAGGCGGCTCGCATCTCCAACGCTGCGGCGCGCGACGGCGAGAGCACTGTCGGGTCGCGCGGAGGCGACGCGCCGCCCTACGAGGAGTGGACGGTGGAGGAGCTACGAGACCGCGCGCGGGAGCTCGACCTCAGCGGCTACAGCGACCTGCGCAAGGAGGAGCTCATCGAGCTGCTGCGCTCGCACTAGCCGCAGGACGCGCGACTACACCGTCTGCGGCAGAACGCGCCTCAGGACGTCCGCGAGAGTCACGACCCCGAGCATCCTCTCGCCGTCCATGACGACCGCGAGCTGCACGCTCGCCTCGCGCATGCGCGACATGACCTCGTACACTGGCGTTCCCGCAGCGATCACATAGGCCGGGCGCGCGGTCGCGGCGGCCGGCGACTGCGGCGCGGCGAGCAGCGTGTCGCGCACGTGCACGACATCCGGTGCGCCGCTCTCCGTATCCAGAAGGATGCGCAGGTGGCCCGAGGCCATCGCGACCTCCTGCACGTCGGCGACGGTCGCGCTGGCGGGCACGGACGTAGGCGGGCTGTCGGCCGAGACGAGCGACTCGACCGTGAGCGACTGCAGGTCGATGATGCCGCTGATCTGCCGGCGGAACTCCGGCTCGAGCACACCCGCCTGCGCCGAGTGCTCCACGAGCTGGCGAATCGTGTCGGCATCCTGACCGCCGACGGCCGCGCGGTCGACAGGTTCGACGCCCGTCGCGGCCACCAGCCGGTTGGCGATCGCATTGACCCAGCGCAGCAGCGGCCGGAAGACGTTGACGAAGAATCGCGAGGGAATGCCGATGATGCGCGCCGACACCTCTGGGTGCGCGATCGCCCACGACTTCGGCGCCATCTCTCCGACGACGAGATGCAGGAACGTCACGAGCAGCAGGGAGAGCGCGAAGGCAGTCGCATCGGATGCCCATTCCACGAGTCCCCACGAGGTGAACAGCGGGCCCAGCCACGCGTCGACGGCCGGTTTCGTGACCGCGCCGAGCGCGAAGGTGCACGCCGTGATGCCGAGCTGCGCGACCGCGAGCATCATCGTGAGCTCGTTGACGCCCTTGAGGGCGGCTCGCGCCGACCTGCTCGTGGTGGCCTGCTCCTCCAGACGATGGCGGCGGGCGCCGAGCAGCGAGAACTCGATGACGACGAAGAACGCGCTCAGGGCGATGAGCGCGACCGTCGCGGCAAAGACGACCCAGCCGTTCATCGGCCCGCCTCCTCGGTCTCGCGCGGGTCGTCCGCGTCGTCGGGCGTCGGTGGAGCATCCGCGTCGTCGGAGCGGCCGGGCGTCTCGATGAGGCGAACGCGCACCTCGCTCGGCACGTGGCGATCCACCTCGAGCACGTCGACCTCGAGATGGCGAGTGGGCGGGTGGTCCTCCACGAGATCGGCGCCGTCGATAGGCAGCTCCACCGTCACGGTGTCGCCTGCCGCGGGAAGCTCGCCTCGCGCGGCGATGAGCAGACCGGCGATCGTCTCGTAGTCGCCGCGCGGGAGATCATGGCCGACGGCGCGCTCCACCTCGTCGACGTGCACGTCGCCGTCCATGAGCCAGATGTCGTCGCCGTCGGGCACGACGAGCTCGCTCACATCCTGATCGTGCTCGTCGGTGATCTCGCCGATGACCTCCTCCGCGAGGTCTTCGAGCGTGAGGACGCCCGCGAAGCCGCCGTACTCGTCGATGACGCACGCCAGCTCGTTGCGCGTCGACGTGAGCTGGGTGAGCGCGTCGGGCAGCCGCATGAGGGTGGGCAGCACGATCGTCGGGCGCATGAGCTCGGCGACGGGTGTGTCTCCCCCGAGGGTCGTCTCGAGCACGTCGATGAGGTGGATCACGCCGAGCGGCTGCTCGTCTTCACCGATCACCGGGTAGCGCGTGTGGGCCGTCGCCATGAGCTCGCGAATCTCGGCGAGCGTCGTGCCGGGCCGTGCGATGTCGACCTGCGAGCGCGGGATCATCGCGTGCTCGACGTCCTGCTGCGGGAAGTCGAGGATGCGATCGAGCATGAGCGACAGCTCTTCGGGCAGGTCGCCGCTGTCGCGCGAGTCGCCGATGATGCGCTCCAGGTCGACCGCGGTCGCGCTCGAGTCGACGTCGTGCACGGGCTCGATGCGCAGTGCCTTGAGCAGCAGGTTCGCCGAGGCGTCGAACACGGTGATGAGCCAGCCGAACACAGCGAGGTAGATGGTGGTCGAGCGGGCGAGCCAGCGCGCGAGCGGCTCGGCGTTCGCGATCGCGAGGTTCTTGGGGAAGAGCTCGCCGAAGATCATCTGCACGACGGTCGCGACGACGAGGGCGAGCACCGTGCCGACGGTGATGCTCACGGCCGCCGGCACGCCGACGCCGCCCAGCAGGTGCCCGAGGGACTCGCCGACGAGCGGCTCGGCGACGTATCCGACGAGCAGGCCCGTGATGGTGATGCCGAGCTGGGCGCCCGAGAGCATGAACGAGTTGCGCTTCGTGACGGCGAGCGCGCGCTCAGCGGCCTTGTCACCGTCGGCCGCGCGCGCCGCGAGGCGCAGTCGGTCGACCGACATGTAGGCGAACTCCTGCGCGACGAAGTAGCCGTTCGCGGCGATGATCACGATGATCACGACGACGCCGACGAGCAGCGAGACGATGGCCTCGATCACGATCGGCTCACGAGGGAGATGCGCACGAGGTCGAAAAGGCCTGCGTGACGAGAACGATGGTCAGATCGACTATGGCTCGGGTCGTCAGACGACGACCCTGTTGTCTTCGCGGTGCGATCCACGGGTGTTCGGTGCCTCCAGGCATCGGTGAGTCA contains:
- a CDS encoding CPBP family intramembrane glutamic endopeptidase, whose protein sequence is MMATPAVAALVVVFFVEKPARRAHALGLWPLGRPGRFLGYLALAIVVPVALILAALPIGALLGLYPADFVGFSGFQAVTDAQLEAAGAPALPFPIGVLPAILLSGVIWGLWHAPLVLLGYNYPLAPGWLGVVMMCGMCILIGAVFSWLRLRSGSVWAPALAHGAFNAAAGFSIVFVAAGEVLDTTQATVLGWSGWIVPLVLVVVLALTGQFAPREVAPAQESEEEQSASDRR
- a CDS encoding quaternary amine ABC transporter ATP-binding protein gives rise to the protein MTDEIALKAEGLYKIFGRRSTEALRHLRDGGASADLDSETTAAVIDAGFEVTRGEIFVVMGLSGSGKSTLIRMLNGLLTPTAGTVEIGGEPLTGIPARRLRTLRQKRVSMVFQHFALLPHRTVLENVAYPLEIRGDSRASRLEAARKTIELVGLGDWAESMPDELSGGMRQRVGIARALVADTDVLLMDEAFSALDPLIRREMQEQLLELQETLGKTIVFITHDLNEAMFLGDRIAVMRDGRIVQVGTPEDILTDPANDYVEQFVQDVDRARVLTASSVMEPAKGVALASAGPRAALRTMRDEQISAAFVVGRDRRLLGVISDRDALQLVRSGATDLASAVSDDYSAVEASTALLELVVPSVESPLPLAVTDEKGRLLGVVPRITLLIALGGAQAPTEEIAVLEPPLPVAMVDKALQDSSDGQTTAKEVRS
- a CDS encoding ABC transporter permease; this translates as MTDLFRIPFGDWIEGGVDFVVDNFAAFFGVLRSIFLGMYDAIGWVLVTPPFWVIIIAVAVVALFARGWLFALGSTLGLLFIVSVDQWVNAMDTLALVLVAAFIATVISVPLGIAAARTTTFSTIMRPVLDFLQTMPAFVYLIPALLLFRVGVAPGIVATIIFALAPGVRLTELGIRGVDKEVVEAGRAFGSSPGRILRQIQLPLALPTIMAGVNQIIMLSLSMVVIAGLVGAGGLGGEIVASLGRLDTALGAEAGLAVVVLAILLDRLTGAFGRKQGLYARLRAANAARQRTGARNETPAESDDEASVAMAAGPRRSPGGN
- a CDS encoding glycine betaine ABC transporter substrate-binding protein: MTKRRNALLAASAAAALVLAGCAGETGENGSNGDEGSPESQGSITLAVFNGWDEGIATSELWKAILEDEGYDVTLEYADVAPLFAGLSTGDYDFTTDVWLPGTHAEYVEEFGDDMIDLGPWNTEAALTVAVNEDAPIDSLEELAANADAFGNQIVGIEPGAGLTAAMEDAVIPNYGLDGMEFTTSSTAAMLTELEAATSAGENVVVTLWEPHWAYGAFPIKNLEDPEGALGEAEGLHIFSRTGFDSDFPQVADWLGNFEMSLDQLYDLENLLFVDNDTDDYGPLVDQWIADNQEYVDSLTE
- a CDS encoding HhH-GPD-type base excision DNA repair protein codes for the protein MTKELHITGDADADRLLSTEPLALLIGMLLDQQVAMEVAFAGPAKIRDRLGSFDARAIAAHDPEKFAALCAQSPAVHRFPGSMAARIQTLCAQLVSDWEGDAAAVWTRGEPDGAEVLRRLKALPGFGEQKARIFLALLGKQYGVDAPGWREAAGDYAVEGSRRSVADITSPETLAEVREFKRAAKAAKKATS
- a CDS encoding DUF7218 family protein, with the protein product MPENNDNPSLKNPEMYEKLRDDGASKEKAARISNAAARDGESTVGSRGGDAPPYEEWTVEELRDRARELDLSGYSDLRKEELIELLRSH
- a CDS encoding hemolysin family protein, whose protein sequence is MNGWVVFAATVALIALSAFFVVIEFSLLGARRHRLEEQATTSRSARAALKGVNELTMMLAVAQLGITACTFALGAVTKPAVDAWLGPLFTSWGLVEWASDATAFALSLLLVTFLHLVVGEMAPKSWAIAHPEVSARIIGIPSRFFVNVFRPLLRWVNAIANRLVAATGVEPVDRAAVGGQDADTIRQLVEHSAQAGVLEPEFRRQISGIIDLQSLTVESLVSADSPPTSVPASATVADVQEVAMASGHLRILLDTESGAPDVVHVRDTLLAAPQSPAAATARPAYVIAAGTPVYEVMSRMREASVQLAVVMDGERMLGVVTLADVLRRVLPQTV
- a CDS encoding hemolysin family protein; this encodes MIEAIVSLLVGVVVIIVIIAANGYFVAQEFAYMSVDRLRLAARAADGDKAAERALAVTKRNSFMLSGAQLGITITGLLVGYVAEPLVGESLGHLLGGVGVPAAVSITVGTVLALVVATVVQMIFGELFPKNLAIANAEPLARWLARSTTIYLAVFGWLITVFDASANLLLKALRIEPVHDVDSSATAVDLERIIGDSRDSGDLPEELSLMLDRILDFPQQDVEHAMIPRSQVDIARPGTTLAEIRELMATAHTRYPVIGEDEQPLGVIHLIDVLETTLGGDTPVAELMRPTIVLPTLMRLPDALTQLTSTRNELACVIDEYGGFAGVLTLEDLAEEVIGEITDEHDQDVSELVVPDGDDIWLMDGDVHVDEVERAVGHDLPRGDYETIAGLLIAARGELPAAGDTVTVELPIDGADLVEDHPPTRHLEVDVLEVDRHVPSEVRVRLIETPGRSDDADAPPTPDDADDPRETEEAGR